The DNA segment tgtGCCAAGTATGGTTACCGTTGGATGCATTATACATCGTGCTTAAAAACCATGAGTGAAGCAAGTGATTGTTGAATCTTTTATAGAGATTAGATATCACCGACAACTTGACTAATGGGACTGAGAAGTGTGTGGCCATGCCTGAATGAGGCAATGTGTAATTGCTCATTCGAACCTATTAGTTCATAAGAGGTCAAAGAAATGTCCGAGCAAACCGTACCTTGTGTCGGACACGAATCCAgatgtttttttaaaatatatgttgtcATATAATTGAGCATACTAGACAGAATTACAGCTCACTCACTCGAGTGTTTCCCCTTAATTTATCAAGTTATAACAAACAAAATGATGAGGTTGTTCTTGGACGAAATGAGAGCTAGTTCAACAATAGAAGTTTCCTTGCATGAACTATGAAATTGAATTCATTAAAGACAAGTCATCAGTATACAAAAACTAGAAGTAATTTGAATGGCAAAGTTAAAAAATAACTAAAGGCCTTTTGTCCTTACAATAGTCTCTAAACTGAAGTTGACTAAGGTTGGATGTTTGGACACATCGTAACTAATGCTTTTGTATGGTGTTAGTAGAGGACATATGCTTCTTTCAAATGGAAGGGATAGGACATCATAACACGTGATTATTTGTTTCATGTGTGCTTTGCAACCATGAGATGAAAAATGTACAATCTCAATCTTTCCTGAGACTCACATTATAAAACTTTGGTTTTACATATCCTATCCCTAAGACCCTTCACATATTCTTAAAGTATGATCTTGTGTGGCTATCTTGGAAGGATAATTTGAAGGTCCACGAGATAATTAAGCATATATGATACCGATCAGACaaatgagtttgattatgatggaCAAAATAGAGTAAGAGGAAAAGATTTTTATGCGTTCACATATTAGAATTCTATTTTCCCCCATCATAGCATTTATGCACTTGTGCGTAATTATGATAAAAAGTTGTAAAGATTGAAATTATTATAGTGAATGTGATATGAAATCTAGGTTAAAACATACAATCTGTTACGATTCATATGTTCAACTAAAAGGACTATATACCTCTAAAAAGTGTATAGTACCGTGTTGATACATGTTTATCGAGACACTATATATCTCAAACGAGTGTATAACATTAAAGCTCTTGTTTATATGTTTGTCGCATGAACTATTTGCGAATACGAATGTGGAATGAGAGGAATGGAATTAAATATGTTCCATCATGTATGAGTGGTAAGGACAGCCCTAGACCTAGGTCAGGAGTGCCCTGGCCTAGGGCCCAAGGCTAAAGGGGCTCCCAAATATTTTATTGAATGTATTATATATTGTATATGGAGTTAATTTTTGTTTGtacaaatattaatattatttaggtTTTAAAGGGTCAAAATATTAATGTTTTAAACTTAAAAGACgtccaattaattttttgaATATAGATTGAGggttaatttaagaattaaatccGTATTTAGCTCTTGTAGTATCAAACTTTTGTCATTTACCCTATGTGGTATCTTTTTCCCCTTAACTATTTCCATAAGTGTTATTTAACCCATTTTGAATGGGAAATTGAtcgatttgttaattttttttgccaCATGTCACAATTTTTTACACGTGATATATACATGTGacaattgattttattttttaccatatagatttaatatgtaTGTAAATAAAcaattgatttttttcttatttatattaAGTCTATATAGAAAAGATTTACtgcttataaaaaaaaagtctatatagaaaaaagataaaaaaaagtattggcaaaaaaattaacaaatctattagttttttttCCAAAACGAGTTAAATGTCACCTATGAAAATACTATAGTggcaaatgttatcaaataatactATATTAgccaaatgacaaaaaaaaaatttgataccATTGGAGTAAAAAATGGGTTTAATCCTTAATTTAACGAAAATGTGAaatatatttttgattttggataaacaaTGATATTTAGTGAACGTAATAATATGTACAGTATACTTATTAACAAAATACCTTTTTGTTTATTTCTTTGATGTTATTGATGAAAATACATTTTTGTTTATCATGTATTgagttatattttaatttttttttcgtacaatgtttttattaaatgacccttatttattattccgcttaGGACCTATAAATTATCAGGACCGGTCCTATCGAATAAGAAATGTAAGAAATTGGCATGAACCAAATAATCCATTCACGATGGGTACAAAATGGGTTAAGGTTATGGGTTTGGGTTGACCCGTTAACTTAAGTATATAAACATACTTAAATCTAAACTCTAATCTAACACATAACTTGCAATATAGAGAATTCCGACATTGAgtctctccctttctctctctctctttccccACCACCTCCCCCTCTCGACTCCATTCATTCATTCGTAGTTCATGGATTTTCGCATCTACTCCCGTGTGCATCTCGTTGTAGCTTATACATGGCCGGTAAACCAGGGCTGTCTCTAGCATTTTGGAGGCCTTAGGCGCATTGTGcacttttttttcatattaaattgaatactattttagaaatattaaatcgtaaatagtaaaaccaatatattattaactacaattcaaatcatataataataacataaagctaagaaattattattcttcttgcttttgtatatgtaaaatcgagttttcttttatatatttaaaatcaagtttcttctTACCAGTCATGCGAGAAGCAAGCAGACGACAaagtattaatttctgaaaattaATCTTGGATGGCTGAACTCGAACCTAATCGCAAGATTCTatggaaagaaagagaagaatttatcttcaagattaaaaattggttgagtcgtgtatttattatgaattagaggcttaaatcactatttggaCATCGATTGATCCAAGGAATCTTATTATTTGGcgcttgatctatccaaaattttatcatttggccactgaactattcccaattggtgaaatttcaatccaatttggatggaaacttaatagaattattgacatatgataatattttgataactagacttgataaattttagtttagagattttttttcttgttttaatccCATTAGTTATTTGGAtaaatcaactttaaaacgTGCGACGTGTCAAactcatatgtcaaaatatcaccacatattataaggaaacaattttatcaagacttcatcaaaattaagtagaatttcatcaatttgaatagtttatggtccaaatttgatcaaataataaattagtggccaaatattaaaattttaaataaatcagagtctaaataacattttgcaccaaattacaaattgtaattcataagtgaatttcatcttgtaatttataaaaaaaaaattaaaaattaaaaataagagaaaatgtgaacaaaaaaaataagagaaaatgtgaacaaaaaaaTGCTAATCCAGAGAATCGGATCCCTCACTTTCATCttgtaatttattaaaaaaaattaaaaataagagaaaatgtgaacaaaaaaataagagaaaatgtgaacaaaaaaataagagaaaatgtgaacaaaaaaaTACTAATCCAGAGAATCAAACCCTCACCCTTATAAACACTTCcactatgtctttaccatttAGCCTAGCACTATTTGTTGTTTTATGTTTATATCTATATactttttaactataaattgtttaataattatcaaattgaaaaaaaattccGATCGGAGGCCCCCGTAAGTCGGAGGCCCTAGGCCGCCGCCTAGGCGGCCTCCCCCTGGAGCCGGCCCTGCGGTAAACGCAATAAATATCGTTCTTCCACTGCAACTAATATCAACGAATTTCGCACTAGTAATCCAAGGATCCATTCTTTAAATTCGACTTTATCAGTGATAATCTCTTCTGTGGTTAATAATCAAATTGTTCATATTATTTATgacaagagttttttttttttttggaaagatTTATGACAAGAGTCTTGAAGATGCTTTTAATATAGGAATGGAGTTGGAATGAATCTAAAGTTCTTAGAGAGAGACTCTCCTTCTCTCTAACTTTcttctcattttttattttttcttctcaGATCCCGTCCTTACCGCTATCCACCGTCACTTTCTCCATTGTAGCTCTCTAAACAGATCTAgttagaggaggaagaaggaagcttgtcttccttcttcctcctccgatTTATGTTTTAGTCGTCGTTTTCGttttaaattactttttctTGTTCGTTTGAAATCTatatttcttcttgaacttctatTTCCGTCAGATCTACAACTGTTCACTATACTTCTTTCTTTTAgtcttttttcggtcttagcaagagcggaaaagcttcatcttgtccgtagatctatagatctgcgtggttgcaaaaacagaaaggactcagatccgaacatCCGGAGGAGGCTAAATGATGAAGCATGGATAACAGAGGTTTTTCAACGGGACTTGACTTACGAGAAGAATATGATTTCTATGTTTGTTGTATTTTTACCTTTTATGGTTATTATTGCTCTTTATAGTCTtatattgctctttgtagtaatttctcttccctttGTGGAGCTTATATTGGCTATAGCCTGTATGAGTTTATTTTCGTGCTGTATGTTGTACCTTTTATATCAATGAAATGAGACATggcatttttttcaaaaaaaaaaaaaaaaaaaaaaatataggaatGGAGTTGGACAAGTCAACCATACCTTAGTTGTTGTAATAATGCTAATTAATGGGTGGTATTAAACTCCTTCCTCATCCCAAAAAGAAACAATACTATACTTTGCATTGAAACTCTCTTCTTTCTTAAATGTCGTTTTGCTGAAACGATCTTATGGCATTTAAATACCCCTTTCAGATAAGTAGTTGCAATCAGATAAGTAGTTGCAATCGTGAACGGAGACAACTAAATAAGGACTAAAAAGAAGAGCCGAAATATGTATTTTAGTCCCTAACCTTGAAAGTGagtagacctacccttacctaaactttttgtAACCAATAAAAAATAAGTGGACTAGTTTCATTGTTATAAAACTTTGACAGGCAATTCGATCAGGATCCGGTAGTTAAGAATAATTGATTAAATctatttatggttatgaaataaaaataacaaggttTTTGTTATCACGGAGATTTTAAAATGATTTGTTGGTATTGCAGTAAAAGtagtgataacaacccaaattattcttgaataaggaataagggaaaattaatagaaataatggcaaaccattattccttctaaaagagatatttatgcatgattaatgtggaattaatgatgattaatgcaggggtgaatatacaaataatgagaaaaaggaaggagtttctagcattatgccacgctaCGTGGACTATGACGAGACACGCCATAacaagatacgcccgatgagagcgagtaatggagacccaccattgttctcaaggagagcgtacatacgccttgacggatctaagaataccaaaatgCGCCTTTAtcaccatccatgaatgggaataaatacaattaaatggcaattaatagccattaaaggggaataaagacttgactgttcgaatactccaactctgagggtttcgatgctaaatgctgggattaatggagaattgataccaatcaaagatgagtaatgacacgactcttcacctgcttccccattaatgctgaaggttacagaaacctatataaataccccagctttctaggatcaaaggtacacttactgattctctaatTTTgtgattacagtttattctctcaagaatattactgacttaggcatcggagtgcctcatgccgatcccaacggccgatcaaggattttttcacaagttatcaagTAGGCCGGTCTAATGATCTCGTTTCGATGTCGTATTTATATTGACTATATCATGCGGGTGTGCCTTTAATCCAGTAGTGTTTTGACTGCATCCTCTACGTCCGTGTTGAGATGATGAAAGATGGTTGAATACAGCTGTATCTCACTTATTATCTCTCACCCTTTATAGATCCGTGTGTAAACCCATTTACCCACTTTTTGACCTGAATCTGGATGGAAACAAGTTGTTTGATCCTTTTGCACAACTGTTTGCTTGACTTTGGCTGTTTTGTCAGAATAGCAATTTCCAGCTTGGAATTGGCTACAAACTGGTCTTTTATGTTCTTCTCTATTAATGTTCTAGCCTATAAATCTTGTCAAATATGCTCATATCATATATCAATTTATTACAACTCTCAATTTCTTAGGCTTGTCCAATACTTTGCTAACTTTAGGCATAAGAATGAAGTCATCTATCAATGGTCTCACGTTGATCCTCATCTGTCTTACTTCGTGCATTGGAGGATCTCTTCACGCGACTGAGTAGTCTTACAAAAATTCTCTCGTATTAAATTAGTGCAGTGAGCATGGATCGAAACAAATAAGCAACCAAGTCTCATCAAAATAACAGTACAAACTCATTATCCCCACATCATTGGCAGTGGTCCAAATCACCATTCGACACCAGTGGAAATCCGTTAGGACACTTCCAAATCACCCTCGATCTCGATAAATGTATCGACGAACATATAGGAGTATCTTTGTTATTGAGCCACTAGTTCATACCTCGTTCTAGTATTAGATAGTTTGAATATGCGTCTTATTAAGTCTTCTAACCCGACTAACAGAGCCTTCATAATAATATAACAAATAAGCTCATGTATCATCTCAGTAGAGTACAATAAGCCACCAATGAAAATGTTGTAGCCATGGTTGAGTTGCAGGGCAAATAGGATGTTATTGAATAAGTTATATAGTTAGCCAAAGAACAAGACTTTGTAGCCTAAAGCAAGTGTCATACATTCTGTGGAAATTACAGTAACAGTCATAATGATACCTATTGGGAGACTACTCGCCCATTAAAGATGACAACGTTTCAAGATCATGAAACGCAATATTCCACCTACTCGAGAAGATAACATGTCACGTGCATTGAAACACCTTTTTCTTTGAAACAGAACATCCGAAAGATTATGTATCTATAGAATGCTAAACTAATACTCAAATAATGAGGATCCACAAAGCCAGCCCACAAACCGAAGCCCTAAAGAGCTTCAAAAGTCAAAGAACGGGACATATGATATCGTGTGAGTATTACGAACGTCTGGATCAAGTGGAACGATCATATTAAACTAAATAGGAATAAGCATCCCTCAAGACACGTGAACTAATAGGacgctttttgaattctcttcAGATTAGGACTTTTTCAATCTCGTCTAAGATTAATGAATCTCAATTCAGATATATTACTAATTACCTAAAATACACTCAACACTAATAAAATGAGTGATGTTCTAAGTGAAATCTAAGAAAAGGTTTAAACGCGGACTGATAGTTCGACCTATGCACCTTATAAATATAATACAATTTCACCATTAAGATACATAACTATGTAGAATACTCTACTAACTTTAACTTAAGCATCTTAAAACAACCATTAGAATGGATAACAAATATTAGAATTAATGCTagtaaaaagaagaaaagaaaagcttgACATTGTGTCTCCCTAGCAGATCTAACACGTCTCCATACATCCACTAATTGTACTATTTTTCCCCTCTTCTCTTCTAATTATATTCTTCCAATTTATATATACTACTCCTACTAGTAATACTATACCTGCCTTGCCTCCCATAAATTCCTCCTTTATCTCCCTAATTAATTCAGAAAAAACTGTGTTTCCTCGTACACTCCCCAACCTCATCATCTTCATTTCGCCTTCTTTTATATACATGTATAACTCATACTCTGATCAGAGCTGAAACAAAAATGGGAAATTGTCAAGCTGCAGAAGCAGCAACTGTTATAATTCAACATCCAGGAAACAAGATCCAAAGGATTTATTGGTCTGTTAGTGCCCATGAAATCATGAATTCAAATCCTGGACATTATGTTGCTCTTCTTGTTCCATCTCCAACCATGAAATCTCACAATGGCCTTCCATTGAAACACCTCAAGCTTCTTCGACCTGATGATACTCTTCTTATCGGCCATGTCTATCGCCTTGTCTCTTTTCAAGGTACCAAACCATTCCATAAACCTACATTATTATACTTAATTAATTACTCTcgctttaatttaattaattgttgtAGATGTTTTGAAAGAGTTTGCTTCGAAGAAGTGTGTTAAATTGGGGAAACTGTTGAAGGAAAGAAGATCGGAGGTTAGCTCCACTCCCGATATCACTAAACCTGACGACTGCAATCCCGTTCAGGTAACAGAAAATCCTCTGTGTTCTTTATGCTTTatgtttattataatacaatttcaTAATCTATAGGTTTcgaatttcagaaatttaatTGTAGATAGAGATGCAGAAGAATATATTCTTTTGTATCACTTTTCATTTCAATGatctttgatttcaattcaaatAAGAAAGATTTCAGAATCCAAAAAGCTCTTTTAACTACAGATACTCCTTTTTCTTTTACTGATGGGAAAAGTAAAttgaaaacttt comes from the Euphorbia lathyris chromosome 5, ddEupLath1.1, whole genome shotgun sequence genome and includes:
- the LOC136228748 gene encoding uncharacterized protein isoform X1 yields the protein MGNCQAAEAATVIIQHPGNKIQRIYWSVSAHEIMNSNPGHYVALLVPSPTMKSHNGLPLKHLKLLRPDDTLLIGHVYRLVSFQDVLKEFASKKCVKLGKLLKERRSEVSSTPDITKPDDCNPVQQVEQVSSSSRNGSWKPALQSISEIGT
- the LOC136228748 gene encoding uncharacterized protein isoform X2, whose translation is MGNCQAAEAATVIIQHPGNKIQRIYWSVSAHEIMNSNPGHYVALLVPSPTMKSHNGLPLKHLKLLRPDDTLLIGHVYRLVSFQDVLKEFASKKCVKLGKLLKERRSEVSSTPDITKPDDCNPVQVEQVSSSSRNGSWKPALQSISEIGT